A single window of Lepeophtheirus salmonis chromosome 2, UVic_Lsal_1.4, whole genome shotgun sequence DNA harbors:
- the LOC121132532 gene encoding organic cation transporter protein has product MKSNESKDKLLSTIGLCGKWQLIYISYVALITLPTVWPSLNIKFLAFHTDYWCERPNDFEDLSLWKNISSPYKLHDGKNVRDSCLLYEDPLADHAQDNRTIKCTKWEYDQSYFNNTIIQEWNLVCDRDYLSKLSQTIYFAGLLVGVFLSGIISDKFGRKKALVPMTIGMATAGVVMVFSNSIELFLFWRFVHGLATIGVFAVCFVWCMELVGGKWSTIVGMGLEFPWVAGWLLLGLFAHCLGDWRGILLITSIPTFLTASVIWVLPESPRWLISVNRVEEAEVTIRRIVQFNTKKPLPDDWKYNSTDSAHKEKSNTSSGKCLSAAFRSKSLILKALILFFNWFTNSFVYYGLTLNTSSLGGSVMLNFMVNGLLEIPAYSLATWVLLKSGRKTPYVIMMLLTGIFLLLTTTIPRNVYANNWPHAVCAILGKFCITGSFAISYIYTAEMYPTLVRSMGIGTSSLFARVGGIVAPFVGGLDKVVSPTFPIAIFGLTAILAAGLASFLPETGNKDMPDTVEDSEKFPLSLSDGFSQLFHGKEKENAENINL; this is encoded by the exons ATGAAATCAAATGAAAGTAAGGATAAACTCCTTTCTACTATAGGCCTCTGTGGAAAATGGcaattaatatacatatcttATGTGGCTCTGATAACTCTTCCAACAGTATGGCCAAGTctgaatatcaaatttttggctTTTCATACTGACTATTGGTGTGAAAGACCCAATGATTTTGAGGATTTGAGTCTCTGGAAAAATATATCGAGTCCATACAAACTTCATGATGGAAAAAATGTACGAGACTCTTGCCTTCTTTATGAAGACCCATTGGCAGATCACGCTCAAGATAACAGAACTATAAAATGTACAAAGTGGGAATATGATCAGTCCTATTTCAATAATACAATCATTCAGGAATGGAACTTAGTCTGTGATAGAGACTATCTTAGCAAACTTTCACAAACAATATACTTTGCTGGGCTACTCGTTGGAGTGTTTTTATCCGGAATCATCTCTGATAAATTTGGTAGGAAAAAAGCCCTTGTGCCAATGACGATTGGAATGGCCACTGCAGGAGTTGTTATGGTGTTTAGCAACTCCATTGAGCTATTTCTCTTTTGGAGATTTGTTCATGGTCTGGCCACTATTGGAGTGTTTGCTGTTTGTTTTGTATGGTGCATGGAATTGGTTGGAGGTAAATGGAGTACCATTGTTGGAATGGGACTTGAATTTCCGTGGGTTGCAGGTTGGCTCTTATTGGGTTTATTTGCACATTGTCTTGGAGACTGGAGGGGAATCCTGTTGATTACGAGCATACCAACCTTTTTAACAGCTTCTGTAATTTGGGTTTTACCTGAAAGCCCAAg GTGGCTAATATCAGTAAATAGAGTTGAAGAAGCAGAGgtgacaattagaagaatagTACAATTCAACACAAAAAAACCACTTCCAGACGATTGGAAATACAATAGTACCGACAGCGCCCATAAAGAAAAGAGCAATACATCATCTGGCAAATGTTTGAGTGCTGCTTTCAGAAGTAAATCGCTTATTCTAAAAGCacttatactattttttaactgGTTTACAAATAGTTTTGTGTACTATGGCCTCACACTTAACACGTCTTCTCTTGGTGGATCTGTAATGTTGAATTTTATGGTTAATGGCCTTTTAGAAATACCAGCATACTCTCTTGCAACTTGGGTTTTATTAAAAAGTGGCCGAAAGACTCCATACGTAATTATGATGCTATTGACGGgcattttccttcttctcactACTACCATTCCTAGAAATGTATATGCAAACAATTGGCCGCATGCTGTTTGTGCCATATTAGGTAAATTCTGCATCAcag gttCTTTTGCTATAAGCTATATATACACAGCAGAAATGTATCCCACTTTAGTTCGATCCATGGGAATTGGGACGAGCTCATTGTTTGCCAGAGTAGGTGGTATTGTGGCTCCTTTTGTGGGTGGCCTGGATAAAGTTGTGAGTCCCACATTTCCAATCGCAATATTTGGACTTACTGCTATACTTGCTGCAGGCTTAGCAAGTTTTTTACCTGAAACGGGAAACAAAGACATGCCAGATACTGTTGAGGACAGTGAAAAGTTCCCACTTAGTTTATCTGATGGTTTTTCTCAATTATTTCacggaaaagaaaaagaaaacgctgaaaatataaatttatga